Proteins encoded by one window of Scatophagus argus isolate fScaArg1 chromosome 4, fScaArg1.pri, whole genome shotgun sequence:
- the myl2b gene encoding myosin, light chain 2b, regulatory, cardiac, slow encodes MAPKKAKKRAEGASSNVFSMFEQAQIQEFKEAFTIMDQNRDGFIDKNDLRDTFAALGRLNVKQEEIDDMLKEAPGPINFTVFLTMFGEKLKGADPEETILNAFKVFDPEGKGTLKKDFVTEMLTTQADRFSPEEMEQMFTAFPPDVAGNLDYKNLVYVITHGEEKDQE; translated from the exons GCCCCCAAGAAAGCTAAGAAGAGAGCAGAAGGAGCCAGCTCCAATGTGTTCTCCATGTTTGAACAGGCCCAGATTCAGGAGTTCAAAGAA GCTTTTACTATCATGGACCAAAACAGAGatggtttcattgacaagaaTGACTTGAGAGACACTTTTGCAGCTTTAG GGCGTTTAAATGTCAAGCAAGAAGAGATTGATGACATGCTGAAGGAGGCTCCAGGACCAATTAATTTCACAGTCTTTCTCACCATGTTTGGAGAGAAACTAAAAG GCGCTGATCCGGAAGAGACCATCTTGAATGCTTTCAAAGTCtttgatcctgagggaaaagGAACGTTAAAGAAAGACTT TGTGACCGAGATGTTGACAACCCAGGCAGACAGGTTCTCCCCTGAAGAG ATGGAGCAGATGTTTACAGCTTTCCCACCAGATGTAGCAGGAAACCTAGACTACAAGAACCTGGTCTACGTCATCACACATGGTGAAGAGAAAGACCAAGAATAG
- the ppp1cc gene encoding serine/threonine-protein phosphatase PP1-gamma catalytic subunit A, with amino-acid sequence MADVDKLNIDSIIQRLLEVRGAKPGKNVQLQENEIRGLCLKSREIFLSQPILLELEAPLKICGDIHGQYYDLLRLFEYGGFPPESNYLFLGDYVDRGKQSLETICLLLAYKIKYPENFFLLRGNHECASINRIYGFYDECKRRYNIKLWKTFTDCFNCLPIAAIVDEKIFCCHGGLSPDLQSMEQIRRIMRPTDVPDQGLLCDLLWSDPDKDVLGWGENDRGVSFTFGSEVVAKFLHKHDLDLICRAHQVVEDGYEFFAKRQLVTLFSAPNYCGEFDNAGAMMSVDETLMCSFQILKPAEKKKPNGSRPVAPPRNMVTKQAKK; translated from the exons ATGGCTGATGTTGACAAGCTTAACATAGACAGTATTATCCAGCGGCTTTTAGAAG TCCGAGGGGCAAAGCCTGGAAAGAATGTGCAACTGCAGGAGAATGAGATTCGTGGATTATGCCTCAAGTCCAGGGAGATCTTTCTCAGTCAGCCCATTCTTTTGGAGCTGGAGGCCCCTCTCAAGATTTGTG GTGACATCCACGGGCAATACTATGATCTGCTGAGGCTGTTTGAGTATGGGGGCTTCCCTCCAGAAAGCAACTACCTGTTTCTGGGGGACTATGTGGACAGGGGGAAGCAGTCTCTGGAAACCATCTGTCTCCTACTGGCCTACAAAATCAAATACCCAGAGAACTTCTTTCTGCTGAGGGGAAACCACGAGTGTGCTTCAATTAACAGAATATATGGCTTCTACGACGAGT GTAAAAGACGATACAACATCAAACTCTGGAAGACCTTCACAGATTGTTTTAACTGCCTCCCAATTGCTGCCATTGTTGATGAGAAGATCTTTTGCTGCCATGGAG GACTGTCACCTGACCTTCAGTCCATGGAGCAGATCAGACGCATCATGCGCCCCACTGATGTACCTGACCAGGGTCTGCTGTGCGATTTGCTCTGGTCTGATCCAGACAAGGATGTTTTGGGCTGGGGAGAGAATGACAGGGGTGTATCATTTACTTTTGGCTCAGAGGTGGTGGCCAAGTTCCTGCACAAGCATGACCTAGATCTGATCTGTCGTGCCCATCAG GTTGTTGAGGATGGCTATGAATTTTTCGCAAAGAGGCAGCTGGTCACTTTGTTCTCAGCGCCTAACTACTGCGGAGAGTTTGACAATGCTGGTGCCATGATGAGCGTGGATGAGACCCTCATGTGCTCTTTTCAG ATTTTGAAACCAGCTGAGAAGAAGAAGCCCAACGGCAGCCGTCCTGTGGCCCCCCCTCGTAACATGGTCACCAAGCAAGCCAAGAAATGA